One stretch of Prunus persica cultivar Lovell chromosome G1, Prunus_persica_NCBIv2, whole genome shotgun sequence DNA includes these proteins:
- the LOC18793676 gene encoding 14-3-3-like protein GF14 iota — translation MSSPEKERETQVYMAKLAEQAERYEEMVECMKKVAKLDLELTVEERNLLSVGYKNVIGARRASWRIMSSIEQKEESKGNEHNVKLIKGYRQKVEEELSKICNDILSIIDKHLIPSSTSGEATVFYYKMKGDYYRYLAEFKTDQDRKEAAEQSLKGYEAASATANTDLPSTHPIRLGLALNFSVFYYEIMNSPERACHLAKQAFDEAIAELDTLSEESYKDSTLIMQLLRDNLTLWTSDLPEDGGDDNFKGEETKPAEPATAAT, via the exons ATGTCGTCCCccgagaaggagagagagacccAGGTTTACATGGCCAAGCTCGCCGAGCAGGCCGAGCGTTACGAAG AAATGGTTGAATGTATGAAGAAAGTTGCAAAACTGGACCTTGAGCTGACCGTGGAGGAGAGGAATCTTCTTTCTGTGGGATACAAAAATGTCATAGGTGCTCGACGGGCCTCTTGGCGAATCATGTCTTCCATTGAGCAGAAGGAAGAGTCTAAGGGGAATGAGCACAATGTCAAACTGATCAAGGGTTACCGCCAGAAGGTGGAGGAGGAACTCTCCAAGATTTGCAATGACATTCTGTCTATCATAGACAAGCACCTGATCCCCTCTTCTACATCTGGAGAGGCCACTGTTTTCTACTACAAAAT GAAAGGTGACTATTACCGGTACCTTGCTGAGTTCAAGACCGACCAGGACAGAAAAGAGGCAGCTGAGCAGTCACTCAAGGGATACGAG GCCGCTTCAGCCACTGCAAACACAGATCTGCCATCAACCCACCCGATCCGTCTTGGTCTAGCCCTCAACTTTTCTGTCTTCTACTATGAGATTATGAATTCTCCTGAGAG GGCTTGCCATTTGGCTAAACAAGCATTTGATGAGGCAATTGCAGAGTTGGACACCTTGAGTGAGGAGTCATACAAGGACAGCACCCTTATTATGCAATTGTTGAGAGACAACCTCACTCTCTGGACCTCTGATTTGCCTGAAGATGGAG